The following are encoded together in the Acetobacter vaccinii genome:
- the aspS gene encoding aspartate--tRNA ligase has product MHPYRTHSCSALRAGDAGSTARLSGWVHSKRDHGGLLFIDLRDETGITQIVIPAGSTVMETAEHVRAESVITVTGEVVLREEGTRNPDLATGDIELRAKTFEVQSAAAVLPLQVAGQEHYSDELRLRYRYIDLRRDKVHRNILLRASVVASMRRRMTDLGFVELQTPILTASSPEGARDFLVPSRMHPGKFYALPQAPQQFKQLAMVAGFDRYFQIAPCFRDEASRADRSPGEFYQLDFEMAFATQDEIFAVLEEVMSGLFTEFGNGRTVSAAPFERIPYARAMKEYGSDKPDLRNPLRITDVTDAFADSGFGLFARIAADGGEIRAIPAPGAGDRPRSFFDKLNNWARENGAGGLGYITFSEAGGQGPIAKNLEADRAETIRTRLGLKAGDAVFFAAGKGLDVAKFSGLVRTRIAEELGLVEDNAFRFCWITDFPMYERNEDTGLIDFSHNPFSMPQGGLDALNSKDPLEILAYQYDIVCNGIELSSGAVRNHLPDVMVRAFEIAGYPESEVEARFGGMLNAFRYGAPPHGGSAPGVDRIVMLLADEPNIREVILFPLNQQGEDLMMGAPAPVLPERMKELSLALNLPKPKPAAAPAPKKD; this is encoded by the coding sequence ATGCACCCTTACCGTACCCATAGCTGTTCGGCCCTTCGCGCGGGCGATGCAGGCTCTACCGCCCGCCTGTCGGGCTGGGTCCACAGCAAGCGGGACCATGGCGGGCTGCTATTCATCGACCTGCGGGACGAAACCGGCATTACCCAGATTGTTATCCCCGCTGGCTCCACCGTGATGGAAACGGCAGAGCATGTCCGGGCTGAAAGCGTAATTACCGTCACCGGCGAGGTTGTGCTGCGCGAGGAAGGCACCCGCAACCCCGACCTGGCCACAGGCGACATTGAACTGCGTGCCAAAACCTTTGAGGTACAGTCCGCAGCCGCCGTGCTGCCGTTGCAGGTGGCCGGGCAGGAACATTATTCCGACGAACTGCGCCTGCGGTACCGCTACATCGACCTACGCCGTGACAAGGTGCACCGCAACATCCTGCTGCGCGCCTCGGTCGTGGCCAGCATGCGCCGCCGCATGACCGACCTGGGCTTTGTGGAACTACAGACCCCGATCCTGACCGCATCCTCCCCCGAAGGTGCGCGTGACTTCCTGGTGCCCTCACGCATGCATCCGGGCAAGTTCTACGCCCTGCCGCAGGCCCCCCAGCAGTTCAAGCAGTTGGCCATGGTTGCCGGATTCGACCGGTATTTCCAGATTGCCCCGTGTTTTCGTGACGAAGCCTCCCGCGCTGACCGCTCACCGGGGGAATTCTACCAGCTTGACTTTGAAATGGCGTTTGCCACGCAGGACGAAATTTTTGCGGTGCTGGAAGAGGTCATGTCCGGCCTGTTCACCGAATTTGGCAATGGCCGCACGGTCAGCGCAGCCCCCTTCGAGCGGATTCCCTACGCCCGTGCCATGAAGGAATATGGCTCCGACAAGCCTGACCTGCGTAACCCGCTGCGGATTACCGATGTTACCGACGCCTTTGCAGACTCCGGCTTTGGCCTGTTTGCCCGTATTGCCGCCGATGGGGGCGAAATCCGCGCCATTCCCGCCCCTGGTGCTGGGGACCGCCCGCGCTCCTTTTTTGACAAGCTGAATAACTGGGCGCGTGAAAACGGGGCCGGTGGCCTTGGCTACATCACCTTCTCCGAGGCCGGTGGCCAAGGGCCGATCGCCAAGAACCTTGAAGCCGACCGGGCAGAGACCATCCGCACCCGCCTGGGGCTGAAAGCCGGTGATGCCGTCTTCTTTGCCGCAGGCAAGGGGCTGGATGTCGCCAAGTTCTCCGGCCTTGTCCGCACCCGCATTGCCGAGGAACTGGGGCTGGTGGAAGACAATGCCTTCCGCTTCTGCTGGATCACCGATTTCCCGATGTATGAACGCAACGAGGATACCGGGCTGATCGACTTCTCGCACAACCCCTTCTCCATGCCCCAGGGCGGGCTGGACGCGCTGAACAGCAAGGACCCGCTGGAGATCCTGGCCTATCAGTACGACATCGTGTGCAACGGGATCGAACTGTCCTCCGGCGCGGTGCGTAACCACCTGCCCGACGTGATGGTGCGTGCGTTTGAGATTGCAGGCTACCCCGAAAGCGAGGTTGAAGCCCGCTTTGGTGGCATGCTCAATGCCTTCCGCTACGGTGCGCCGCCGCATGGTGGCTCTGCCCCCGGCGTGGACCGTATTGTGATGCTGCTGGCTGATGAACCCAACATCCGTGAGGTCATTCTTTTCCCCCTCAACCAGCAGGGTGAAGACCTGATGATGGGTGCTCCCGCCCCCGTGCTGCCTGAGCGGATGAAGGAGCTGTCCCTGGCGCTGAACCTGCCCAAGCCAAAGCCTGCCGCAGCCCCGGCACCCAAAAAAGACTAA
- a CDS encoding 50S ribosomal protein L25/general stress protein Ctc, which translates to MSKITSIEASARAKAGKGAARATRRAGLVPGVVYGGKQEATLIAVDPRIIVKGLQTSGWRSRVYEVNVDGKVERALIRDVQLHPVKDSPVHVDFMRLSAGSRVHVEVSVHFVGEDKCPGIKRGGMLNVVRHTVDVEVPAEQIPEFFTVDLTKLDINDNVRWEDVAGTEGATPISHEANFVIASIAAPNVDTTEAAS; encoded by the coding sequence GTGTCCAAGATTACATCCATCGAAGCATCGGCGCGCGCGAAGGCTGGTAAGGGGGCAGCGCGGGCGACGAGGCGTGCTGGCCTGGTGCCCGGCGTTGTTTACGGCGGCAAGCAGGAAGCAACACTGATCGCGGTTGACCCGCGCATTATCGTCAAGGGTCTGCAGACCTCTGGCTGGCGCTCACGCGTTTACGAAGTCAACGTTGACGGCAAGGTCGAACGTGCCCTGATCCGTGACGTGCAGCTGCACCCGGTCAAGGACTCCCCCGTGCATGTTGACTTCATGCGCCTGTCCGCTGGCTCACGCGTGCATGTTGAAGTGTCCGTGCATTTCGTGGGTGAAGACAAGTGCCCCGGCATCAAGCGTGGTGGCATGCTCAACGTTGTGCGTCACACGGTTGACGTTGAAGTTCCGGCCGAGCAGATCCCGGAATTCTTCACCGTTGATCTGACCAAGCTGGACATCAACGACAACGTGCGTTGGGAAGATGTGGCCGGCACGGAAGGCGCTACGCCGATCAGCCACGAAGCCAACTTCGTGATCGCCAGCATTGCTGCGCCGAACGTTGACACGACAGAAGCTGCATCCTGA
- the pth gene encoding aminoacyl-tRNA hydrolase produces MLLWVGLGNPESSMRRHRHNVGFMAVQAIAAKYGFTPWRNRFRGEVAEGRVGGQKVLALLPMTYMNRSGESVQEAAAFYKIAPEHITLFHDELDLAPGRLRVKRGGGAAGHNGLRSTDRMLGTPDYWRVRIGIGHPGHKDRVHGWVLGNFTDTDRQEWLDPLLDRMAGAAPFLAEGRADQFMTRVALPEGSKG; encoded by the coding sequence ATGCTGCTCTGGGTTGGACTGGGTAATCCTGAGTCCTCCATGCGTCGGCACAGGCATAATGTCGGCTTCATGGCGGTGCAGGCTATTGCCGCCAAATACGGGTTTACACCCTGGCGCAACCGCTTTCGGGGCGAAGTTGCCGAAGGGCGCGTGGGCGGGCAGAAGGTTCTGGCCCTGTTGCCCATGACCTATATGAATCGCTCGGGCGAGAGTGTGCAGGAGGCTGCGGCCTTCTACAAAATTGCCCCCGAGCATATTACACTCTTCCATGACGAGTTGGACCTGGCCCCAGGCCGCCTGCGTGTAAAGCGTGGGGGTGGTGCTGCCGGGCACAATGGTCTGCGCTCGACTGACAGAATGCTGGGCACGCCCGATTACTGGCGGGTGCGTATTGGCATCGGGCATCCGGGCCACAAGGACCGCGTGCATGGCTGGGTGTTGGGAAATTTTACGGATACGGACCGCCAGGAATGGCTGGACCCGCTGCTGGACCGTATGGCGGGGGCGGCGCCATTTCTGGCTGAGGGCCGGGCGGACCAGTTTATGACACGGGTTGCACTGCCGGAGGGGAGCAAGGGCTGA
- the ychF gene encoding redox-regulated ATPase YchF, with protein MGFNCGIVGLPNVGKSTLFNALTATATAQAANYPFCTIEPNVGRVAVPDPRLDKLVQIGKSQREVPTSLEFVDIAGLVRGASKGEGLGNQFLANIREVDAVIHVLRCFEDDDITHVEGGVDPVRDAEIIETELMLADLDSLEKRLPNLQKRAKNRDAEAVAQIAVMEPLMEALREGRPVRAAIPVGEEETVRRLQLLTSKPVLYVCNVDEDSAATGNAFSEQVKLRAEAEGAAVVIVSAAIEAEVSQLADDERREFLEGLGLKDSGLDRVIAAGYRLLGLSTYFTVGPKEARAWTITKGTKAPQAAAVIHNDFERGFIACETVAYDDYVQYAGEAGAKEAGRLRVEGRDYVVQDGDILLFRFNV; from the coding sequence ATGGGATTTAACTGCGGTATCGTGGGGCTGCCCAATGTGGGCAAGTCCACGCTGTTCAACGCGCTGACGGCCACGGCCACGGCGCAGGCTGCCAACTATCCGTTCTGCACCATCGAGCCCAATGTGGGCCGCGTGGCAGTGCCGGACCCGCGTCTGGACAAGCTGGTGCAGATTGGCAAATCCCAGCGTGAAGTGCCCACCAGCCTGGAGTTTGTGGACATTGCGGGCCTTGTGCGCGGTGCGTCCAAGGGGGAAGGGCTGGGCAACCAGTTCCTGGCCAATATCCGCGAGGTTGATGCGGTCATCCACGTCCTGCGCTGCTTTGAGGACGACGACATTACGCATGTCGAAGGCGGCGTGGACCCGGTGCGTGACGCCGAGATTATCGAAACCGAGCTGATGCTGGCCGATCTCGACTCGCTCGAAAAGCGCCTGCCCAACCTGCAAAAGCGTGCCAAGAACCGCGATGCCGAAGCCGTGGCCCAGATCGCGGTGATGGAACCGCTGATGGAAGCCCTGCGTGAAGGCCGGCCCGTGCGAGCCGCCATTCCAGTTGGGGAGGAAGAAACCGTCCGCCGCCTGCAACTGCTGACCAGCAAGCCTGTTCTGTACGTGTGCAATGTGGATGAGGACTCGGCAGCGACCGGCAATGCATTCTCGGAGCAGGTCAAACTGCGGGCCGAGGCCGAAGGGGCTGCGGTTGTCATTGTCTCCGCTGCGATCGAGGCTGAAGTCAGCCAGCTTGCGGATGATGAGCGGCGCGAGTTTCTGGAAGGTCTGGGTCTTAAGGACAGTGGTCTGGACCGGGTGATTGCCGCAGGCTACCGCCTGCTGGGCCTGAGCACCTACTTTACGGTTGGCCCCAAGGAAGCCCGTGCCTGGACAATTACCAAAGGCACCAAGGCCCCGCAGGCCGCAGCCGTCATTCACAATGACTTTGAACGTGGCTTCATTGCCTGCGAAACCGTCGCATATGACGATTATGTTCAGTATGCTGGGGAGGCAGGTGCCAAGGAAGCCGGGCGCCTGCGTGTTGAAGGTCGGGATTATGTTGTGCAGGATGGTGATATTCTGCTGTTCCGCTTCAACGTATAA
- a CDS encoding glutamate-5-semialdehyde dehydrogenase: MTTEGDSSQLQVLEGAASEMHGAQAALPMVALARRARLASRTLAQSSSSDRDRALWAAAAALRTSSAAILEANAQDLAVSQAKDSFRDRLTLTPERVEAMARGLEDIADLPDPVGQVRDEWTRPNGLRIRRVSTPVGVIGVIYESRPNVGADAAGLCIKSGNAVLLRGGSESLHSARAIHAAMQEGLRAAGLPEDAVLIAPDADRRHVADMLGAAGLVDLIIPRGGRGLVERVQSEARVPVLAHAEGLCHTYVHAAADPAMARRIVLNAKMRRVGICGATETLLLDAAIAPSLLPQIVADLSEKGCAFKADAQARAIVPELPAGNEEDFGTEWLDAILNVAVVNGVDDALDHIARYGSSHTEAIVTSDEATAIRFMNGVSSAVVMWNASTQFCDGGEFGFGAEIGIATGRFHARGPVGVEQLTTFRYEVIGNGQVRS; the protein is encoded by the coding sequence ATGACCACGGAGGGAGACAGTTCGCAGCTTCAGGTTCTGGAGGGTGCCGCATCAGAGATGCACGGTGCCCAGGCTGCGTTGCCGATGGTTGCTCTTGCCCGCCGGGCCAGACTTGCGTCCCGGACATTGGCGCAGAGTTCATCTTCCGACCGGGATCGGGCATTGTGGGCAGCCGCGGCGGCCCTGCGGACGTCCAGCGCGGCCATTCTTGAGGCCAACGCACAGGATCTTGCCGTATCCCAGGCGAAAGATTCCTTCCGTGACAGGCTGACCCTGACCCCGGAACGGGTTGAGGCCATGGCCCGTGGTCTGGAGGACATTGCCGATCTGCCCGACCCCGTGGGGCAGGTGCGGGATGAATGGACCCGTCCCAACGGGCTGCGTATCCGCCGCGTGTCCACACCCGTCGGGGTTATTGGCGTGATTTATGAGAGCAGGCCCAATGTCGGCGCGGATGCCGCTGGCCTGTGCATCAAGTCCGGTAACGCCGTACTGCTGCGTGGCGGGTCGGAAAGCCTGCATAGCGCGCGTGCCATCCATGCCGCCATGCAGGAAGGCCTGCGCGCGGCTGGCCTGCCTGAAGATGCGGTGCTGATTGCACCCGATGCCGACAGGCGGCATGTGGCCGACATGTTGGGCGCTGCCGGGCTGGTTGACCTGATTATCCCCCGTGGCGGGCGTGGTCTTGTCGAACGTGTGCAGAGCGAGGCGCGGGTGCCGGTTCTGGCCCATGCCGAAGGCCTGTGTCACACCTATGTCCATGCTGCGGCCGACCCGGCCATGGCACGGCGGATTGTGCTCAATGCCAAAATGCGCCGCGTAGGCATTTGCGGCGCAACCGAGACGCTGCTGCTGGATGCCGCCATAGCCCCCAGCCTGCTGCCGCAGATTGTTGCAGACCTTTCCGAAAAGGGTTGTGCGTTCAAGGCCGACGCGCAGGCACGGGCCATTGTGCCTGAGCTGCCTGCTGGTAATGAGGAAGATTTCGGCACCGAATGGCTGGATGCGATCCTGAACGTGGCAGTGGTCAACGGGGTGGACGATGCACTGGACCATATCGCCCGTTATGGCTCGTCTCATACCGAGGCGATTGTGACATCGGATGAGGCCACGGCGATCCGTTTTATGAACGGTGTCAGCAGTGCTGTGGTCATGTGGAATGCCTCCACCCAGTTCTGCGATGGGGGTGAGTTCGGATTCGGGGCGGAAATCGGCATTGCTACAGGCCGCTTCCATGCCCGTGGTCCTGTCGGGGTCGAGCAGCTGACAACCTTCCGGTACGAGGTCATCGGTAACGGACAGGTGCGTTCCTGA
- a CDS encoding nicotinate-nucleotide adenylyltransferase, translating to MPQPRAEYDGVPTWGDARRCRIGLLGGSFNPAHAGHLAIARRALVQLRLDQVWLMVSPGNPLKPRRGMAPLAQRLQTARQLVDGRRVIATDIEARIGTRYTVDTLRCLKARFKNAHFVWLTGADGLVTLPRWKGWRGLVHTVAMAVFPRPGQNFAALNGAAGHYMARWRLPACQAGCLAMRRPPVWAFLPGAQNSISATAIRRQGGFSVSVDHAPPTASRNSGESS from the coding sequence TTGCCGCAGCCGCGTGCCGAGTATGACGGCGTTCCCACCTGGGGGGACGCCCGTCGGTGCAGAATCGGCTTGCTGGGGGGGTCTTTCAACCCCGCGCATGCCGGGCACCTGGCCATAGCCCGACGCGCACTGGTGCAACTGCGGCTCGACCAGGTGTGGCTGATGGTGTCGCCGGGTAATCCGCTCAAACCCCGGCGCGGCATGGCCCCGTTGGCGCAGCGCCTGCAAACGGCGCGGCAACTGGTGGACGGTCGGCGCGTTATCGCAACGGATATAGAAGCCCGAATCGGGACACGATATACCGTGGATACGCTGCGTTGCCTGAAAGCGCGTTTTAAGAATGCTCATTTTGTCTGGCTGACCGGGGCTGACGGTCTGGTGACGCTGCCACGCTGGAAAGGCTGGCGGGGGCTGGTGCATACCGTGGCCATGGCAGTTTTCCCCCGACCAGGGCAGAATTTTGCGGCATTGAACGGGGCCGCGGGCCATTATATGGCGCGTTGGCGTCTTCCTGCGTGTCAGGCCGGGTGCCTTGCCATGCGTCGCCCCCCTGTGTGGGCTTTCCTTCCAGGGGCACAAAACAGTATATCTGCAACAGCCATCCGGCGGCAGGGCGGTTTTTCCGTCAGCGTGGATCACGCACCCCCCACCGCCTCGCGAAATTCAGGAGAATCGTCATAG
- the rsfS gene encoding ribosome silencing factor, with product MPGAAAAPGSVRKKAVAAGPKTRAKRETVAPDILEQSLAIITASLEDDKAEDIVVINLAGRASFADRMVVATGLADRQIAAMAQHIERKLRDIGIKRVLVEGANGSDWVLLDTGDIVVHLFKAEARALYGLEKMWGAELDDSNEGDVTHL from the coding sequence GTGCCCGGTGCTGCGGCAGCACCCGGCTCGGTCCGCAAAAAAGCCGTTGCAGCAGGGCCAAAAACCCGTGCCAAACGCGAAACCGTTGCGCCCGATATTCTCGAGCAGTCCCTCGCCATCATCACCGCCAGTCTGGAAGACGACAAGGCGGAGGATATCGTGGTGATCAACCTTGCCGGGCGTGCCTCCTTCGCCGACCGCATGGTTGTGGCCACCGGCCTTGCCGACCGCCAGATTGCCGCCATGGCCCAGCATATTGAACGCAAGCTGCGTGACATCGGCATCAAGCGCGTGCTGGTCGAAGGGGCAAACGGTTCCGACTGGGTGCTGCTGGATACGGGCGATATTGTTGTCCACCTGTTCAAGGCCGAAGCCCGTGCGCTGTATGGGCTGGAAAAAATGTGGGGCGCTGAGCTGGATGACAGCAACGAGGGTGATGTCACTCATCTGTAA
- a CDS encoding 23S rRNA (pseudouridine(1915)-N(3))-methyltransferase RlmH: MRLVAVGRMKDRAELALVERYLKRLRPALDIVELADGRGSPDEIKRREAQAILAACPPRSHVVALDESGQNWSSGAFAQAMQDWQAQGRVPCFVIGGAEGLEASVLARADARLSLGQLTWPHMLVRIMLVEQIYRAQAIAGGHPYHRSGRP, from the coding sequence ATGAGGCTGGTTGCCGTTGGCCGCATGAAGGACAGGGCCGAACTGGCCCTTGTCGAGCGTTACTTGAAACGCTTGCGGCCTGCCCTTGATATTGTGGAACTGGCTGATGGCCGGGGCTCCCCTGACGAGATAAAACGTCGGGAGGCCCAGGCCATTCTGGCAGCCTGCCCCCCGCGCTCCCACGTGGTCGCGTTGGATGAAAGTGGGCAGAACTGGAGTAGCGGGGCTTTTGCCCAAGCCATGCAGGACTGGCAGGCACAGGGGCGGGTCCCCTGTTTTGTCATTGGTGGGGCGGAAGGGCTGGAGGCGTCAGTACTGGCGCGGGCCGATGCCCGGCTGTCCCTCGGCCAGTTAACATGGCCGCACATGCTGGTCCGCATTATGCTGGTCGAGCAGATCTACCGGGCGCAGGCCATTGCTGGCGGGCATCCGTATCATCGCTCTGGCCGCCCTTAA
- a CDS encoding FAD-linked oxidase C-terminal domain-containing protein: MQMPHPSQDIISQRETLAAGLRQIVGSEWVISDEVERKPYQCDGITAYMAMPLLVVLPASTEEVRAVLRFCHERGVKVVPRGSGTSLSGGALPLEDGILLVTSRLCSVVEVDAPNRVARVQPGVPNIAISEAVSHLGLCYMPDPSSQLISTIGGNVAENAGGVHCLKYGVTADHILGLQLVLMTGELLQLGGAFLGASEGELDLMGVLTGSEGLLGVVTEIAVRLEPVPEVARVISMSFPSVEKACECVGAIIGVGVIPAGLEFMDRKVLDAVSVLIRERFDDRTEALLLCELDGTAVEVDALVHVVSDVARAQGAIELKVSTTEEERQRIWSSRKLAFSAIGKLCPDYYCTDGTIPRNKLPEVLNTMAELSEKYGLDYANCFHAGDGNLHPIIMYDAAKPGDLEKAEAFGADVLIACVNVGGVLSGEHGIGVEKRDLMTHQFTDVDLHQQQMLKCAFDPQELLNPGKVFPTACRCAEFGRMHVRGGALRFADIPRF, translated from the coding sequence ATGCAGATGCCACACCCCAGCCAGGACATTATCAGCCAGCGCGAGACGCTGGCCGCAGGGCTGCGGCAGATTGTCGGGTCGGAGTGGGTTATCTCCGACGAGGTCGAGCGCAAGCCTTATCAGTGTGACGGCATTACCGCCTATATGGCCATGCCGCTGCTGGTCGTGCTGCCTGCCAGCACGGAGGAAGTGCGTGCTGTGCTGCGCTTTTGCCATGAGCGCGGCGTCAAGGTTGTGCCCCGTGGGTCTGGCACGTCGCTTTCCGGCGGGGCTTTGCCGCTGGAAGATGGCATCCTGCTGGTCACATCGCGCCTGTGCAGCGTTGTCGAGGTGGATGCCCCCAACCGTGTGGCGCGTGTGCAGCCCGGCGTACCCAATATTGCTATTAGCGAGGCCGTCAGCCACCTGGGCCTGTGCTACATGCCTGACCCTTCCAGCCAGTTGATTTCCACCATTGGTGGCAATGTCGCGGAAAATGCCGGGGGCGTGCACTGTCTGAAATACGGTGTGACGGCGGACCATATTCTGGGTCTGCAACTGGTGCTGATGACAGGGGAGTTGCTGCAACTGGGCGGCGCTTTTCTTGGGGCATCGGAAGGGGAGCTGGACCTGATGGGCGTGCTCACCGGGTCGGAAGGGTTGCTGGGTGTTGTGACGGAAATAGCCGTGCGCCTGGAGCCAGTGCCCGAGGTGGCGCGTGTTATTTCCATGAGCTTCCCCTCGGTGGAAAAAGCCTGCGAATGTGTGGGGGCCATTATTGGTGTGGGCGTTATTCCTGCGGGCCTTGAGTTTATGGACCGCAAGGTGCTCGACGCTGTTTCAGTGCTGATTCGGGAACGGTTTGATGACCGGACGGAAGCCCTGCTGCTGTGTGAACTGGATGGCACGGCGGTAGAGGTTGATGCGCTGGTGCATGTTGTCAGCGATGTTGCACGGGCACAGGGCGCGATTGAACTCAAGGTCAGCACCACGGAGGAAGAACGCCAGCGGATATGGAGCAGCCGCAAGCTGGCCTTTTCCGCCATTGGCAAGCTCTGCCCGGACTATTACTGCACGGACGGTACAATCCCGCGTAACAAGCTGCCTGAAGTGCTGAACACCATGGCAGAGCTGTCAGAAAAATACGGGCTGGACTACGCCAACTGCTTCCATGCGGGGGACGGTAACCTGCACCCCATTATTATGTATGACGCAGCCAAGCCGGGTGATCTGGAAAAAGCCGAGGCGTTTGGCGCGGATGTTCTGATCGCCTGTGTCAATGTCGGCGGCGTGCTGAGTGGCGAGCACGGTATTGGCGTGGAAAAACGCGACCTGATGACCCATCAGTTCACGGATGTGGACCTGCACCAGCAGCAGATGCTCAAATGTGCGTTTGACCCGCAGGAACTCCTCAACCCCGGCAAGGTCTTTCCCACAGCCTGCCGGTGTGCCGAATTTGGGCGTATGCATGTGCGTGGCGGAGCCCTCCGCTTTGCCGATATTCCGCGTTTCTGA
- a CDS encoding FAD-binding protein, whose translation MTQIQQTQAREHPSSTQDVADIIMDAASAGHSLAITGNGTRCGFGNPVTASRAMALGGLDSVDFYDPEDLVIRVGAGLTLDALEAMLAAKGQYLPFEPPRYTGLYGTDGARSTVGGAVATALSGPRRILNGAVRDFVLGVEGVNGQGDIFKAGGRTMKNVTGYDLSKLLTGSCGTLAVLTAVTLKVLPAPRAEVTLIVPAQTLEEDAALFRTIRALPLGVGGLARRVSPSGQCEVLIRIEGTEPGVAGNRAVVEGLLQGREGARVVERTESAALWQDVRELTCLAPRADELVWRVNLPGTAMPAFVAEARRAGCISRFFVDWAGGIVFSTMRGVQPEVDVLRYRKMAEKIGAKAMLLRGPDAIRAQFGAFPPITAGLAALAGRTRAAFDPGGLLNPGRMTVQA comes from the coding sequence ATGACACAGATACAGCAGACCCAGGCGCGCGAGCATCCGTCCAGCACGCAGGATGTGGCAGATATTATCATGGATGCCGCCAGTGCCGGACACAGCCTTGCCATTACAGGCAATGGTACGCGGTGCGGCTTTGGCAATCCTGTCACTGCCAGCCGTGCCATGGCTCTTGGCGGGCTGGATAGCGTTGATTTTTATGACCCCGAAGACCTGGTCATCCGGGTGGGTGCAGGGCTGACGCTTGATGCGCTGGAGGCTATGCTCGCGGCCAAAGGGCAGTATCTGCCTTTTGAGCCCCCACGCTATACCGGGCTGTATGGCACGGATGGGGCACGCTCCACCGTGGGTGGGGCTGTGGCGACCGCCCTGTCCGGGCCACGGCGTATTCTCAACGGTGCCGTGCGCGACTTCGTGCTTGGGGTCGAAGGGGTGAATGGTCAGGGCGATATTTTCAAAGCCGGAGGCCGGACCATGAAGAACGTGACCGGCTATGACCTGAGCAAGCTGCTGACAGGCTCATGCGGTACGCTGGCGGTGCTGACAGCCGTGACCCTGAAAGTGCTGCCTGCCCCCAGGGCGGAAGTTACGCTCATTGTGCCAGCCCAGACGTTGGAGGAGGATGCCGCCCTTTTCCGCACTATTCGCGCTTTGCCGCTGGGTGTGGGCGGGCTTGCCCGCCGCGTCAGCCCGTCAGGCCAGTGCGAGGTGCTGATCCGTATTGAAGGCACGGAACCAGGGGTTGCGGGCAACCGCGCCGTGGTGGAAGGGCTTTTGCAGGGGCGCGAGGGTGCCCGTGTTGTGGAACGGACGGAAAGTGCGGCCCTGTGGCAGGATGTGCGCGAACTGACCTGCCTTGCCCCCCGCGCTGATGAACTGGTCTGGCGCGTTAATCTGCCCGGCACAGCCATGCCTGCCTTTGTGGCGGAGGCCCGCAGGGCAGGCTGTATCAGCCGCTTTTTTGTGGACTGGGCCGGTGGCATCGTATTTTCCACCATGCGGGGTGTGCAGCCGGAAGTGGACGTGCTGCGCTATCGCAAAATGGCTGAAAAAATCGGTGCTAAAGCCATGCTGCTGCGCGGGCCGGATGCCATTCGCGCACAGTTTGGTGCATTCCCCCCCATTACGGCAGGTCTTGCCGCCCTTGCCGGGCGTACACGGGCCGCGTTTGACCCCGGCGGGTTGCTTAACCCCGGCCGTATGACCGTTCAGGCGTAG